TAAGTATAGTAAATCAAGAATAAATTGTCAAGCATTTTTCTTGACTTTAGATGAAGAAATCTTTAAATTCGGACTGGTAAAAAGAAAGGTGATTGCTATGTATAATTTGTTAATTTTTCTTCTAATTGTGAATGCTGTAATGGTTGTTTTGGCGATTTTAATGCAAAGTGACAAAGGCGGTGGTTTATCAGGGTCTGCTTTTGGTGGTGGAGAATCTTTAAGTTCAACTTTTGGTTCCAGAGAGTCTGCTAATTTTCTTAACAAAGCAACTATATTTTTAGTTGTTTCTTTCTTTGTACTTTCGATCGCGATATCTTTGATGTCAAAAATTGAGTTTAATGAAAATGTTATTAAAACCAATAATATAATTATGAACATGGACGAGTCAAATCCAGCTTCCAAATTACCTCCAGTTGATGGTAATGTTCTAGATACAAAAACTGAAAAAAGCGAAGATATTAAACTTCCTGAGCCTACTAAAAAGGAAGAAGGAAAATAATCTAGCTGAAGTGGTGGAACTGGTAGACACGCTATCTTGAGGGGGTAGTGCTTTCGAGTGTAGGAGTTCAAGTCTCCTCTTCAGCATTAAGGGTCGCAATTGCGACCCTTTTCATTAAGGAGAAATTATGAAAAAAATCGTTTCATTATTACTGTTCACAGTATTGTGTATTTGGGCATTTGATAAACCTAAAACTAAGTTCGATCCAGAGAAGTATGTTGTTTATAAAACGGAAAAACCAATACTAATGGATGGAAAAGTTGATGACTCTGTATGGCTGGAAGTTCCCTGGACAAATAATTTTGTGGATATTGAAGGTGAGTTAAAGCCACTTCCACATTTTAAAACCAGAGTTAAAATGCTATATGACGATAGTTATTTTTACTTTGCAGCAGAACTGGAAGAGCCTCACATATGGGCTAAACTTAAAGAAAGAGATTCAGTTATATATTATGATAATGACTTTGAAATTTTCATTGATCCAGACGGGGACACTTTCAATTATTATGAATTAGAGGTAAATGCATTTGCTACAGAGTGGGATCTTCTCTTAACAGCACCTTACAGAGATAGAGGATGTCATGCTATCGATAGTTGGGATATAGCTGGATTGATTACTAAAGTACATCATTATGGCACAATAAATAATCCTAGTGATTTAGACGAAAAATGGTCAGTTGAAATTGCTATACCGTGGAAAGTATTGGAGGAAGCTGCGAATCATGGAGGAATTCCACATAATGGAGAGCAATGGAGAATAAATTTCTCAAGAGTTCAATGGGATACTGAAGTTGTGAATGGTGAATATGTAAAAAAATTGGATGAAAATGGTAAAAGCTTACCTGAGAGAAATTGGGTATGGTCACCTCAGGGACTTATAGCAATGCATTGTCCCGAAAGATGGGGTTTTGTACAATTCTCTGAAAATTCTCCAAACAATCCTACAAAATTTGTAGACGATAAAAATGAGGATATTAAGCAACAGTTAAGAAAATTATATTATCTGCAAAGGGATTACAAGGATAGTTTCAATAATTATACGGGTGATATTGAGAAGTTCGTTAAACAGATACAGATTGATAATCCAAATTTTAATCCGGATTTTTTTATGATGGATAAATACTGGATAGCCAAACAAAAAGGAAGTGATGGAAAAGTGTGGTTTATTTCTGATGATGGACGGATTTGGTCAGATTAAATAAAAAAAGCCCGATATTTTCGGGCTTTTTTTATTGTTTATCTTCATCTTCATCAGAAATCCAGTCCATGATCGTGCTATTAGTAGAAATTACATCTTCATCTTCATCAAGTTCGAGGATATCATCATCTACAGAAAATGATTTTTTTTGTGTCTCATCCATCTCATTTTTGATGATGTCACTTTCATCAACAAAGATTCTTGGTTTGTCTGAATCTTCTAAAAGCTCTTCTTCAGAAAAGGAGTCGCTTAGATTGTCAATAAGTGGATTTGAGTCAATATTCATTAAGTCGCTATCAGTTAAATTTACAGAATCATCTCTTTTAATCAAGACAAGCTCTTCTTCATCTTCATCATCGTCAATTAATTCATTGGTCTGTTTTTTAATTTTACTGTCAATAGCGAAACTTGCACTCTCTTTTGAAAAAGATGCTTCTCTTTCAATCTCTTTATCTAACGCATCCAATTCTAAAAGATCCTCTTCACTTATCAGATTTTCTTTAATTTCAAAAATCTCTGAAACAACATTATCTCCTTCGTCAATACTATTATCATTAATCGAGCCGGATACAGTTGAAGCATACTCTTCAGATGGAATAAAATCTCTTCTTTTTGGCATTATCTCTTTCAATGTATCTGATTTCATTCTAACTTCGTCACCAGACAGTTCTCCAACTTTTTGGATTTTAATTACAGATTTTTCTCCACTATCAGGGTCTTTAGCTGTAGCTTGAATAATACCATTTATGTCGTATTCATAATTAAATATTATAGGGGAATTTATAGGTTTTGATGGGAAGCTTAATGTTGTTTTTCCGATTTCTGTACAATACTCAGGATCAGTATCTTCACCTTGAATTACAGTCAATGTTACAGATGTCTGACCTGGGACGGTTGTATAAAATATTTGACTCTTTTTAATAGGAATTTTACTGTTTTTAGGAATAATTATGGCATTTCTTTTTTTGTTATAATCATCTAAAGTGATAGCTCCAAAGCTGTGAGATGTAACATCATTAACTTCCATCTTATCAAGCTTCATTTTCACCATATCTGATAATTGATCTCTTTCTTCACCTTTTAACATAATGAGTCCAGATTGAATAGCTGCACCCAAAGCTACTGCTTCGTCAGGATTTAAGCTGGTAACAGGTTCTTTACCACTAATAGCTCTTAAACGTTCAGAAACAGCAGGAACTCTTGTGGTTCCACCAACCAAAAGAATATGATCTATTTGAGACCAATCCATTTTTGCATCTTGCAATACGGCTTCCAAATGCAATTCTGTTCTAGCTATTAAATCAGCTATAAGTTCACGGAATTTTTCTCTGGTAATCTCAATCTTTGATGACTTACCTTGGGCAGAAAGATAGACATTGACCGATTTTTTTGAAGATAATGTTTTCTTTGCGTTTTCTGATTTCATTCGAAGATCTTGCATTAGAACAGGATCACTTAAAAGATCAATTCCACATTCAGCCAAAAATTGTTCGTTAAGATAATTCATTAGCCTATCATCAAAATCGTTACCGCCAAGTTTTCTATCTCCATCACTGGCGATTACATCAAACTTTGGACCACTAATTTTCATGATCGTTACGTCAAAAGTACCGCCACCAAAATCATAAACCATTACCGTTGAGTTATCATCTTTTTCCAATCCAAAAGTTAGAGCTGCGGCTGTTGGTTCATTTAGAATTTGTCTTACTTTTACACCGGCTATTTCACCCGCATCCATTGTTGCTTTTCTTTGTTTATCATCAAAATATGCTGGAACTGTAATTACGACATCTGTAATTTTTTCTTCAAGGTATTCTTCTGCATCATCAATAAGTTTTCTTAAAATCATAGCTGAAATATCTTCAGGAGAAAACTCCATATCTTTATGAATAAATATATAATCAGGATTACCCATTTGTGATTTGATATGTGAAACAGTATTTTCGGGATCAGCAACTGCAGATTGTTTAGCAATAGTACCTATGATGATATTGTCACCATCAAAAAGTACTACCGAAGGAGTGATTCTTTCACCTTCCTTATTAGGAATAATTTCAGCTTTACCAAATTCGTTCAGCACGGCAATGGCAGAGTTTGTAGTTCCTAAGTCAATTCCAACAATTTTCATAATTTATCCAATTATTTTATTAATACTCTTCTTGCTTTAGAAAGAATAGAAAGCATAGTTTCTGCCTCATATCTTTTTTTAAGATCGGATGTGTTAACTTTTGTTCTCCATCTTTTAAATTCGTTATTGATTTTTTCTTTAATCATTTCTTCAACGGCATCAGAAGGTAATTCCAGTATTTTCAAGATCTGATTTCTACTTAACTCATCAGGATTTGGTAAAGATAATTGCTTGTCATCGATATCTTTTTTCTCTTGCGATGAAATACCAAATTTGTTTTTTGTGATATTGTTAATACTCTCTTTATTTAGTGAACCATTAAGCATCTGACTTTTTCTAAGATTTTTTTTCTTTTCAATCAAAATTTTTTTCATAACAACTTTTAAATTATGAATTGCATCACTATTTTCTGGATTCAGTAATATGGCTTTTTCAAAACTTCTTTTACTATTGATCAAATCCTTTTTTTCAAAGTATGCCACTCCAGCTCTGAAGTACATCTCGCTCTCTTCAATCTTCTTCTGTTTTTCGTTTTTTTTATTATTTTTAAATAGTGATAACATAGTTTTACCAAGCTTTATTATTATTATTATTTCTCTACTTCATGGTTTTGTTCATTATCAAGGATTTCATCTAACTCATCGAAGCTTTCTGATTTGCTTTCGGAGTCTTCTTCTTCATTTTTTTTGTACTTATATATCACAACTGTCTCAGGTCTAAATTGCTTGTCTTCGAAAGTAAAACCTTCAAGGAGTACTTTCTCAACACATTGATCAAGATTTTTATCTTCTGTGTAAATCCTCTTAATTGCATTACTTTTTCTTGGATCAAACTTATCACCTGGCTCACTTTTTTCAATTGGTACGATACCGTTTCTAAAAAGTATTTCCAACAACTCTTCTTTGAACATGATTAAGGTAGACAGATAGTTTTCATCTACAAAAGAGTTATTTAAATTTTCGTTAATTCTGTCGTAAAAAAGAACTAGATCTGTGATAAAAGGTTTCAATAAAGAAAAATAGAAATTTTTTTTGTACATTTCTAATTGTTCATACAATTTTTCGAATGCTCTATCTCTAATTTTTGTCTCATTTCCAAGTTCACTAACATAGTTAACCAGCTTTTCTTGACTATCATCAAAATCATTTTTGAAAATTATCAGGTTACTGTTTAGGTCGTTTATCGAAGATGATTCAGTGTTTTTCTGATTCTTAAAAAACTGAGAAAGGTTTGCCAAGCTGTTTTTTATCTCACTGATATCCATGTTTATCTTAGAAAACTCCTCTTCAATTTTTGGAGATAATTGAGTAGTAGAATAATTGTCAACTTTGTTACCACTGGTCCATAACTCATCAATTCCCGGCATCATCTCCTTATCAAGATCTTCAAGTTCTGAATAAAATCCAGTTCTGTTTATCTCGCTGAGAATTTCATCAAAATAAGTTTCTGTATTTGAATTTATTTTTTTTGAGTTCAAATCCTGTTCGTTTTGTTCATGATCAATAGTGTTCATTATATTTCCCTGCATTCATTTAAACAAAAAGTTTATATGAAAATAACATATGTTCCAATCTGCGTAATCTTCATAGTTAAAATAACATGAATCTTAAAAATTGTCAAGAATTGTAAAAAGTTAAAAAAGATAATTAAAATAAAAACTGACAGGTTTCCCTGTCAGTTTTCGAAGGGTGTTTAAAAAATGTATGTGAATAAGAGATAGATATAATGGGCACTAACACCTGCAGCTAATCCTCCAATTGTATGAGACAATAAAGCTTTTGAAGTTAGATTTCTACTGTTTAAGGCATCTAGCATAGCAGTATGAGTTGAGAGATATCCACTCCAGCACATTCCCATTGCTGTAAAAACTGCGACTTCATTACCTCCTGCTATTCCTCTAGTGATGAATTCTTTAGCAATTGAAAGTGCTGCACCAACAGCTCCTAAAGAGGTTATAGGAAATGCAATTAATTCGGGATAGTCAAAACCGAAAAGTAGAGCAAATAACCAATCTAAATAACCTGCAATTTTTGGAAGAAGTGGTACACCTTCATAAGCAGCACCAGTATATCCAATGCTTGGATCATGAGCACCAAAAGTTAGAATCATAATAATGGAACTAATTATGATTACACCTGGAATAATGGCAAGACCCAGTTCAACTCCTTGTTTACCACCGTCCAATATTGAATTTAAGAATCTTAAAAATAGGTTGCCTTCTGACTTAAAGCTTATATTTTCATTGTTCCCTTGACAGTTTTCATCATCACATTTCTCATCTTCAAATGATTTTTTTGTTAATTTCTGCATAATTCTTGTTGAAACCATACCTCCAATAATTGCTCCTGAAAATCCAATAAGTGCTTCAGTAAAAAACCCCTTACCAAACATAAAAGTTAAGACAATCAAACCCATACCAAAGGCCGTTCCAAAATTTGTAAGTGAAATCAGTTCATACTTTTTAAAATAGTTTTTAAAATTTTTATCATTTGCTAGACTTATAATCGCAGGGTTATCTGAGAAAAAAGTCATTAAAGCTCCAAGAGATGCTACTCCTGGAAGATTGAAAAGAGGTCTCATAAAAGGAGCTAAAATCGATTCAAGAAGTCTTACAACTCCAAATTCGATCATTAATTTGCCTAATGCTCCTGCAAGAACTGTGATTCCCATAATATAGAATACAGTATTCATCAAAAGATCATGTGCTGTTCTCATGATAGTGTTAAGCATATTTGCTAGCCCCATATGGGAAGCAAGATAACCAAAGAAACTCATAAAAATAGTTAAGAAAATGAAAGCCTCAAGTCTTCTTTTGCCCAGTCGTTTCACTAATACCCCCTTTTCATTAATTTAGCAGGTTTGAATATAATATGTAGCTATTTTGAGTCAATACAAATTTTTAACAATAAAATATGAACATTTAAGATGTTGAATATTAAGTTAGTTCAATTTGGAAAATTTAAATAATAATAAAAAAGTTATTGATTTTTTATTTTATTAAGGCTATTCTTTTTATGGGAAAGTAAACTAAGAAAAAGTAAAAAATGCCAGGTGCTAAAGAGAGTCGGGTAGCTCACAGAAAAAAATATTCTTTATTAATATTTATACTGATTTTAATTTTTCTTGTTTTTACTGTCACTCTAGTTTTATTTAGAATTTTTTTAAATAATCTAGTTGATGTGGAGCAAAATCGTTTAAACTTAGAGGTTAAACAGATAAGTTTATCACTAGAAAACAAGTTATTGTCCCTAAATAATCTGGAAGATAATTGGAGTGATTCCATTCAGCATGATTTTATTATAGGTTTAATAGAGATAAGTTCATTAGGACGTATTGACACTCTATTCAAAGGAGAAAATCTTGAAATACTAAATATAGATTTTAATATGTTTGCTAGATCTGGTGAGGAAATAGTTCCTCAATTATTAAAAAATGGGGATTTGAATTATTTAATCTATCCTAAAAGAATAAATGATAATTTTTATTTATACATAATAAGCGTAGATAGTATTCTCAATAGTGAGTTAAATAACTTATCTCAATTAAATAAGAGAGAGCTGTACATTATCTCCCATTATTCTGAAATAGTTTATACTAATGCCCAAGATTTGATCAATGTCAACTTCTCAAACAGCATTTTTCCATTTAAGGATCTATATGGTAGTGTGATGTATAAACAAAATGGTTTTTATTTGGATAAAGAGAATAACGTATTACTAAGCTGGAATCATATTGAAAAATCAAAATTTCCAGTAATTGTATTGATGAAATCAACTAACGATTCAATCTTAATCTATTTTTATAATTTACAAAATAGTCTAATCTTTATATTTTTTATTATCACGATTGTTATCATTTTAATATTTCATTTTTATGACAGACTAAAAATAATATCTCATAATGCGAAAGAATTAGAAAATGCTGTTGTGGATACAGATAATAATAATATCGATGATGAGATAATTCCTAATGGCAAAGAATCAACTCACGATTTAGAGAACGAAATTAAGAAAATCTTGGACCTAAATGAAAATCTATTGAGGATTATGGCAGAAGGAGTAATTATTGAAGATAAGAACGGAAATATTACCTATACAAATGATTCCTTTTCGAGAATGACAGGATACTTAAGTGATGATGTAAAAGGGAGGCATTGGGCTTATATTGTAAGTGAGGAAAGCGTTTTAATAGTCAAAAATGCTATTAAGAGAAGAAATGAAAACACTCCAAATGAAAAATACGAAATTGAAATCCGTGGAAAAAACGGATTAAATATAGATGTTGTCGTAGCGGCAAGTGAACTCTATCATGATAATATCTTCATTGGACGAATAATTATTCTTACTGACATTAGCGAGCAAAAAAGATCCAAAATAGAGATTTTGAAACTGAATAAATTTTTAAGATATGTAATTGATAATGCTTCAGTATGGATTAATGTGCTTGATGCTTCCAACAAGGTTGTTTTATGGAATCAGGCTGCTGAATACATTTCAGGTTATTCGAAATCTGAAGTCTTGGGACGGCAAGGTATAACACATTATATCTATCCAGAAAAGGCGTACAGAAGTTTTGTAACAAGACAGGTCGAAAAAATTATTACAGATAAGGGTATAGTTGAAGATCTTGAGACAGTAATAGTAACAAAAAAGGGCACAAAAAAAACAATTTCTTGGTACTCAAAAAAATTAGTGGATGCCAATGGTAACTATAACGGTTCATTATCCATGGGCATTGATGTTACTGATAAAAATGAAGCGTTTAAGAGAAATCAATATTATTCACAGATGCAAACTAATTTATTACAGATTTTGAAACAGATTAGTAGTTCCCTAGATTTAGATATTGTATTAAACAGTATAGCTGGGAATGCACGTATTTTTGTTAATGCTAAAAGTTGTGGCATATTCATGTTAGATAGTACTGGTGAGATTTTGATATCAAAAGCTAATTCTGGAGATGTTATAAAGTTTATTGATTCTGATTCAGGAACACCTTTGAATCAAGAGATTAAGAAATCTGTAGTTTTAGAAATGAAGTCGATTTTGGTAAACAATATCGAGGATTATCCCGAACTCGAAGATATAAGAAAAGATAGTACGAGCATAATAATCTCTCCCATCAGAGATGAAGAAAAACTTTTTGGCTTGATTTATCTATTGAGAGATAATAAAAAGTTTATCGAGGAAGATGTTGTATTGATAGAAACTTTTGCAGCTTACGCTTTTATTGCTTTAAAAAATGCTAGAAATTATGAAATGATGGAAAAGGAGATAAAAAATAGAGAAGAAAGAGAGAAACTAGCAGCTCAATCTCATAAAATGGAGGTTTTAGGCTCAATGGCTGCTGGAATCGCACACGATATTAATAATGCTCTAACAGGAATAACTGGTACAACTTCACTATTAAAAAAAATGCTTGAAGGTGAAAATCAATCGGTTTTAAAAGGTTTGAAGAGTAGAATAGAAACACTTTCAAATTCTGCTGATAAGATCAAAGATACAGTTTTGAATATTCAAAATTTTTATAGAAAAGATTTAATAGATAATAATAAAATAGTAAATTTGAAAAAAATTATAAAAATTGTTCATGACTTATGTAAGATGACTCTGGATAAAGCTGTAAAAATTGATGTTTCATACTGTAGTGAAGAGTGTTTTTCCAATGTAAGCAAATCAGAATTGGAGCAATCTCTTCACAATTTATGTATAAATGCATCACATTCGATGACATTGATGAGAGATGACGGAAGATGGGGTGGTTTAATTCGGATTATTATTAGAAAAGTATATGAGCCTACTGAATATAAAGAATTTTTACAATCAGATACTATATACAACGTGATTGAAGTAGAAGATAGCGGTGTTGGAATTTCTCATGAAAATCTGATTAATATTTTTACTCCATTTTTTACAACAAAATCCCTCAAAAAAGGCACTGGTATGGGGCTTTTTAATGTGAAGAAATTTGTTGAAAAGAGTAATGGTTATATATTTGTAAAATCTGAAATTGGAAAAGGTTCCAAGTTTAGTATGTATCTTCCAGACTCTGGAAAAGAGGAGGATAAATCAAGTAGTAGTGAGTATTCTTTAGATTTTCAGAAATTTGAAGGTGTTGCTCTAGTATGTGATGATGAAGAAGTTGTTAGAACTATGCTGAAAGATATTCTGACAAACTTTGGTATTAGGGTAATCACTGCTGAGAATGGGGAAGAGGCTATCAATAAGTTCACACAATGGAAACCAGCTCTTGATTATGTTTTCTTTGATTTGTCGATGCCAGAAATGGATGGGAGTAAGTTATTTTCCGAGTTCATAAAAATGGATCAGGAGAAAATGTATTTTCTCATTACAGGTTATCAAGAAGATGAAAGAATAGACTTAATGAAACAAATGGGTTTAAATTTTATAATTAAAAAACCATTTGACACGACAAGTGTTTATGAGTCAATTAAAAGTGCCACAGTAAATTGTAATTCCTAAAATCTTTACGTTGTCATGAACTTTCATTAAATTAAACAGTAAAGGTCAATACTATTTGTAATAGTTTTCTGGATGTTTATAAGTTGCGTAATATTTATTATAATTAACTTTTAAACTCAAAATAGTATTTTTAATGTCAAATTATGTATTATGAATCTAATTTATCAAACATTTTCAATAATCATTACTCCAAATTATACTTGAAAACTTTCAACGTATTTTCAAACTGATCATAACTAAAAAGTCTATCTTTATCAAACGCAATACTCATAGCTTTTGGTGGTGCAGGAACTTCTACTTTTCCAATATATTCTCCGAGCTTATTAAAGATCTGAAAATAACACTCGCTTCCAAGTACTAAATCTATTGTAGTTGGATAATCTTCAGCAGAAAAGATCCATAAATTATCGTCTTTATCAATCTCTAGATTGAAAATCGATCCCCAGTAATCTCCAATATTATTTCCCTGACGTCTTAGCAGAAATGGTTTCTTCTGTGGTATATAGTTTTTTTGAATAACTCTAGTAAGTTTTTGTTTGGCTAGATTATATTTATTAATGATGAAATCATCTGTAGAATTATCAACAAAAAAAAGATTATCATTAGAATTATCGTTACAATAGTTATTTAAAGCAACAAAACCAATGTCAAGCTGTTTAAAATTAGTGAGTTCTTTTTTGTAGATTTCAATAATGTTTGAATCTGTTTTATTCTTAAAAACTATCGATTTTAAAAACGTATTTTGATTTTGAAACCAACTTAATTGACTAATGAGATAATTCTCTGATTCATAGAAATCGAATTGAAATACGGATTGAATTTTATCACTTCCGATAGCATTCAAAATCATGTCTGTATTCTGATAAGGAGTTGATGAAATGAAATTTAAATCATTATCAAAAGTTAGATGACTTTTTTTGCTATTGGCTATTAAATTCAGTGTATCATTGATAAAAAAGATTTTAGAGGGCCAATCAAATTCTCCTGGACCTTGTCCTTTCCCTCCAGCTTCTTTAAGAAATCTACCTGTGCTATCATATTTTTTAATTAGACAATTTTTTGTATCTAAGATAAATAAGTTGTTTTCACTATCCATCTTTAAAATGTTTCTATATTTATCATTATCATATGAAGGATTAATTGTAATATCTTTTAGAACGAAAACTTCATCTAATTTTAATTGAAGTTCTTTTATACCTTTCGGATTAGTAGACCTAACATATTCAACATCATTAATTATTTTCTTCGATATCTTTACTTCATTATCACCTGTGCAATTAGTAGTAAACATGACAATTATTAGAATCAATATTGTGTTAAATACTAATCTCATTTAATACTCCCTAATTTTCATGACAATCTAATTATTATATCTACCTAGTCTAATTCAAACTCATGCTCAACATCATGGAAACAAATTAAAAAACGGGTGTTTTTTCCCGTTTTTATAAAATGGAGCTAATCTATTTCTTAAATTTTTTAATCTTATCTGCTAACTGATTTATCTCATTGAGAATTCTTTTCTCATCAAGAGTTTTTACAACTCTGTTTTCCATCACAAGTTTACCATTAATTATAGTATCTCTCACATCGCCACCATTGATAGAATATACCAAATGCGAATATGGATTATACATTGGGGTTAAGTGAGGCTTATCTATATCAATAATGATAATATCAGCTTTTTTCCCAATTTCGATAGATCCAATTTTATCAGAAAGTGAAAGTACTTCTGCTCCACCAAGAGTAGCTATTCTAACAACATCTTCAGCTTTCATTACAGTAGGATCATCTGAAATAGTTTTATGCAATTTAGCAGCTGTAGAAATTTCTTCAAACATATCAAGATTATTATTTGAAGCACAACCGTCAGTTCCAATACCAACTTTAATACCCATTTTCATCATTTCTGGAATTCTGGCAACACCACTAGCAAGCTTTAGATTACTTTCAGGATTATGGGCTACTCCAACACCATTTCTTTTGTAAATCTCAAGATCATCATCTGTCAAATGAACCGAATGAACAGCGACAGTTTTATCATTTAAAGCACCAATGCTTTCTAGGTATCCTACAGGAGATAAACCTTTATCTTTCAAAATATCATCAAACTCTTTTTTCGTTTCCGAAAGGTGAATATGGTAAGGGACATTATATACATCTGACAATTTTCTGGATTTGCTCATCAATTCAGCAGAACAAGTGTATGGAGCATGATTTACAACAGCTGCAGTAATTAATTCATCACCTTTGTATTTTTCCAGAAGTTCAAGATTCATTTCACCACTAACAGTAACAAGATCCATTAGACCTTCTCCAAGAACAGCTCTCATACCGGCAGATTTACAAACTTTTGCTACTTCATCCTCAAAAAAATACATATCGTTAAAAGTTGTCGTACCTGACTTGATCATTTCGAGAACAGCTAATTCTGTACCTAATTTTACCGTCTCTTTATTGGTAAATTCTCTTTCTACCGGCCAAATATAATTATTTAGCCAATCCATTAAAGGGTAATCATCCGCATATCCTCTTAGAATTGTCATAGGTGCATGGCAGTGAGTATTTACCAAACCAGGCATTACAATTCCACCTTCTGCGTCAATAATTTTTTCTGCAGTCCATTTTGGTAATTCATCGTCTCTACCGATAAAAGTGATATCAGAACCGCTAATTGCAAGAAATCCTTTATCGTAGTAGTTCATCTCTTTATCGACAGTAAGAATCTTACCATTAGTTATGATTATATCAGCTTTATTCATTATTCCTCCAAAATTATATTTCCTGTAAAATCCATTATGTTTAACATTCCAGATTTTCTAGCAACTTCGAAAAGCATTTTTATAGCCATCTTACCTTCATGACCAAGGTTGATTGAAAATTTATTCACATATAAATCAATATGAGATTTCATTACATTTTCATCGTATTCAGTAGCATGAGATTTTATATAGTCAAAATTAACAACTGAATTATTTTTCATTGCTGAACTAATTGAGTCTGAAAGTAAACTTTCAATTTTAAGTTTGAAATCACAATCAAAATCTCTCTTGATTGCTATAGCACCTAAAGGAAGTGGTAATCTTGTCTGCTGCTCCCATAGTTCTCCTAAGTCATAACATTTAATCAAACCGAAATTTTGATATGTGAATCTTGATTCATGGATAATTAACCCCGCATCGACTTTTCCAGTTTT
Above is a window of Candidatus Delongbacteria bacterium DNA encoding:
- a CDS encoding tetratricopeptide repeat protein → MLSLFKNNKKNEKQKKIEESEMYFRAGVAYFEKKDLINSKRSFEKAILLNPENSDAIHNLKVVMKKILIEKKKNLRKSQMLNGSLNKESINNITKNKFGISSQEKKDIDDKQLSLPNPDELSRNQILKILELPSDAVEEMIKEKINNEFKRWRTKVNTSDLKKRYEAETMLSILSKARRVLIK
- a CDS encoding carbohydrate-binding family 9-like protein; translation: MKKIVSLLLFTVLCIWAFDKPKTKFDPEKYVVYKTEKPILMDGKVDDSVWLEVPWTNNFVDIEGELKPLPHFKTRVKMLYDDSYFYFAAELEEPHIWAKLKERDSVIYYDNDFEIFIDPDGDTFNYYELEVNAFATEWDLLLTAPYRDRGCHAIDSWDIAGLITKVHHYGTINNPSDLDEKWSVEIAIPWKVLEEAANHGGIPHNGEQWRINFSRVQWDTEVVNGEYVKKLDENGKSLPERNWVWSPQGLIAMHCPERWGFVQFSENSPNNPTKFVDDKNEDIKQQLRKLYYLQRDYKDSFNNYTGDIEKFVKQIQIDNPNFNPDFFMMDKYWIAKQKGSDGKVWFISDDGRIWSD
- the secG gene encoding preprotein translocase subunit SecG — translated: MYNLLIFLLIVNAVMVVLAILMQSDKGGGLSGSAFGGGESLSSTFGSRESANFLNKATIFLVVSFFVLSIAISLMSKIEFNENVIKTNNIIMNMDESNPASKLPPVDGNVLDTKTEKSEDIKLPEPTKKEEGK
- the grpE gene encoding nucleotide exchange factor GrpE, with the translated sequence MNTIDHEQNEQDLNSKKINSNTETYFDEILSEINRTGFYSELEDLDKEMMPGIDELWTSGNKVDNYSTTQLSPKIEEEFSKINMDISEIKNSLANLSQFFKNQKNTESSSINDLNSNLIIFKNDFDDSQEKLVNYVSELGNETKIRDRAFEKLYEQLEMYKKNFYFSLLKPFITDLVLFYDRINENLNNSFVDENYLSTLIMFKEELLEILFRNGIVPIEKSEPGDKFDPRKSNAIKRIYTEDKNLDQCVEKVLLEGFTFEDKQFRPETVVIYKYKKNEEEDSESKSESFDELDEILDNEQNHEVEK
- a CDS encoding Hsp70 family protein; translated protein: MKIVGIDLGTTNSAIAVLNEFGKAEIIPNKEGERITPSVVLFDGDNIIIGTIAKQSAVADPENTVSHIKSQMGNPDYIFIHKDMEFSPEDISAMILRKLIDDAEEYLEEKITDVVITVPAYFDDKQRKATMDAGEIAGVKVRQILNEPTAAALTFGLEKDDNSTVMVYDFGGGTFDVTIMKISGPKFDVIASDGDRKLGGNDFDDRLMNYLNEQFLAECGIDLLSDPVLMQDLRMKSENAKKTLSSKKSVNVYLSAQGKSSKIEITREKFRELIADLIARTELHLEAVLQDAKMDWSQIDHILLVGGTTRVPAVSERLRAISGKEPVTSLNPDEAVALGAAIQSGLIMLKGEERDQLSDMVKMKLDKMEVNDVTSHSFGAITLDDYNKKRNAIIIPKNSKIPIKKSQIFYTTVPGQTSVTLTVIQGEDTDPEYCTEIGKTTLSFPSKPINSPIIFNYEYDINGIIQATAKDPDSGEKSVIKIQKVGELSGDEVRMKSDTLKEIMPKRRDFIPSEEYASTVSGSINDNSIDEGDNVVSEIFEIKENLISEEDLLELDALDKEIEREASFSKESASFAIDSKIKKQTNELIDDDEDEEELVLIKRDDSVNLTDSDLMNIDSNPLIDNLSDSFSEEELLEDSDKPRIFVDESDIIKNEMDETQKKSFSVDDDILELDEDEDVISTNSTIMDWISDEDEDKQ